The following proteins come from a genomic window of Geminicoccaceae bacterium SCSIO 64248:
- the pnp gene encoding polyribonucleotide nucleotidyltransferase: MFNVTRKEIQWGGRTLTLESGKVARQADGAVLVTYGETVVLCTAVANPAQKPGQDFFPLTVNYQEKAYAAGKIPGGFFKREGRPTEKETLVSRLIDRPIRPLFIGGFKNETQVVATVLAHDQENDPDIVAMIGASAALTISGLPFLGPIGAARVGLIEGAYVLNPSHEDMAKSKLDLVVAGTVDAVMMVESEAAELSEDDMLGAVMFGHREFQPVIDAIIGLAQACAKEPWDIELEDKVGDALFEQLKTRFEPALRDAYAEPLKTVRHERVSAVKAEALQALAGPDADPATQIKVAGQFKRLEAAIVRWNILDTGKRIDGRDTRTVRQIVADVGVLPRVHGSALFTRGETQALVVATLGTGQDEQVIDALEGDFRENFMLHYNFPPYSVGETGRMGSPGRREVGHGKLAWRAMKRVLPGKDTFPYTIRVVSEITESNGSSSMATVCGTSLALMDAGVPLSRPVAGIAMGLIKESERFAVLSDILGDEDHLGDMDFKVAGTDDGVTSLQMDIKIAGITEEIMRIALAQAKEGRAHILDEMAKGLGVPRTGMRDTVPRIEVVQIPVDKIGAVIGPGGKVIREICEQTGAKIDIGDDGTVKIAASDPKAIAKAVSWIEGLTAKPEIGRIYTGKVVRIVDFGAFVNFLGQSDGLCHISEIANQRIGKVSDVLSEGQEVKVKVLAIDERGKVKLSMRAVDQETGEELAIEPRPERRARQAT; this comes from the coding sequence ATGTTCAACGTGACACGCAAGGAGATCCAGTGGGGCGGACGGACGCTCACGCTGGAGAGCGGCAAGGTCGCCCGCCAGGCGGACGGCGCCGTACTTGTGACCTACGGCGAGACGGTCGTGCTCTGCACCGCTGTCGCCAACCCGGCCCAGAAGCCGGGCCAGGACTTCTTCCCCCTCACCGTGAATTATCAGGAGAAGGCCTACGCCGCGGGCAAGATCCCCGGTGGCTTCTTCAAGCGTGAGGGCCGGCCGACCGAGAAGGAGACGCTGGTCTCGCGGCTGATCGATCGTCCGATCCGGCCACTCTTCATCGGCGGCTTCAAGAACGAGACCCAGGTGGTCGCCACCGTTCTGGCGCACGACCAGGAGAACGATCCCGACATCGTCGCCATGATCGGCGCGAGCGCGGCGCTGACCATCAGCGGCCTGCCCTTCCTCGGACCGATCGGCGCCGCCCGCGTCGGCCTGATCGAGGGCGCCTACGTCCTCAACCCGTCCCACGAGGACATGGCGAAGAGCAAGCTCGACCTGGTCGTCGCCGGCACGGTCGACGCCGTCATGATGGTCGAGTCCGAAGCCGCGGAGCTCTCCGAGGACGACATGCTGGGTGCGGTGATGTTCGGTCATCGCGAGTTCCAGCCCGTGATCGACGCCATCATCGGTCTCGCCCAGGCCTGCGCCAAGGAGCCCTGGGATATCGAGCTCGAGGACAAGGTCGGCGACGCCCTGTTCGAGCAGCTGAAGACCCGGTTCGAGCCTGCCCTGCGCGACGCCTATGCCGAGCCGTTGAAGACGGTGCGCCACGAGCGCGTCTCGGCGGTCAAGGCGGAGGCCCTTCAGGCGCTGGCCGGGCCGGACGCCGATCCCGCGACGCAGATCAAGGTCGCGGGGCAGTTCAAGCGGCTCGAGGCCGCGATCGTGCGTTGGAACATCCTGGACACCGGCAAGCGCATCGACGGCCGCGACACGCGCACCGTCCGCCAGATCGTGGCCGATGTCGGCGTCCTGCCGCGCGTGCACGGCAGCGCGCTGTTCACGCGCGGGGAGACCCAGGCGCTGGTCGTCGCCACGCTGGGAACCGGCCAGGACGAGCAGGTGATCGACGCGCTGGAAGGCGACTTCCGCGAGAACTTCATGCTGCACTACAACTTCCCGCCCTACTCGGTCGGCGAGACCGGGCGCATGGGCTCGCCCGGCCGGCGTGAGGTCGGTCACGGCAAGCTGGCGTGGCGGGCGATGAAGCGGGTCCTGCCGGGCAAGGACACCTTTCCCTACACGATCCGCGTCGTCTCCGAGATCACCGAGTCGAACGGGTCGAGCTCGATGGCCACGGTCTGCGGCACCTCGCTGGCGCTGATGGACGCGGGCGTGCCGCTGTCTCGGCCGGTCGCCGGCATCGCCATGGGCCTGATCAAGGAAAGCGAGCGCTTCGCCGTCCTGTCCGACATCCTGGGCGACGAGGACCATCTCGGCGACATGGACTTCAAGGTCGCGGGCACCGACGACGGCGTGACGTCCCTGCAGATGGACATCAAGATCGCCGGCATCACCGAGGAGATCATGCGGATCGCCCTCGCCCAGGCCAAGGAAGGCCGCGCCCACATCCTGGACGAGATGGCCAAGGGACTGGGCGTTCCGCGCACGGGCATGCGCGACACCGTCCCTCGGATCGAGGTCGTGCAGATTCCGGTCGACAAGATCGGCGCGGTGATCGGGCCGGGCGGCAAGGTCATCCGCGAGATCTGCGAGCAGACCGGCGCCAAGATCGACATCGGCGACGATGGCACCGTCAAGATCGCGGCCTCCGACCCGAAGGCGATCGCCAAGGCGGTCAGCTGGATCGAAGGCCTGACGGCCAAGCCCGAGATCGGCAGGATCTACACGGGCAAGGTGGTCCGCATCGTCGATTTCGGCGCCTTCGTCAACTTCCTCGGCCAGAGCGACGGCCTGTGCCACATCTCCGAGATCGCCAACCAGCGCATCGGCAAGGTGTCGGACGTCCTGAGCGAAGGCCAGGAGGTCAAGGTCAAGGTGCTGGCGATCGACGAGCGCGGCAAGGTCAAGCTCTCGATGCGGGCGGTCGACCAGGAGACCGGCGAAGAGCTCGCGATCGAGCCGCGCCCTGAGCGTCGCGCCCGTCAGGCGACGTGA
- the nusA gene encoding transcription termination factor NusA, which translates to MEMTTASLGRGELLRVAETVAQEKGISTGEVLEAMEQAIQTAARRKYGQEHEILAEIDRKHGGINLYRQLNVVESVEEWASQISIEDARDRNPAAQVGDVILEPLPPIDLGRIAAQSAKQVIVQKVREAERERQYNEFKDRISEIVVGEVKRIEYGHVLVDLGRAEAIVRREELIPRELFRQKDRIRAYIYDVRLETRGPQIFLSRTHPQFLAKLFAQEVPEIYDGIIEIRAVARDPGSRAKMAVISKDNSIDPVGACVGMRGSRVQAVVSELSGEKIDIIPWSQDPATFVVNALAPAEVTRVVLDPESQRIEVVVPDAQQHIAIGRRGQNVRLASQLTGWDIDIVSETEDSERRNREFRELTSMFIDALNVEEVIAQLLVTEGYTSIDDLAYGEIEDLAGIQGFDEDIAQALMERAQSFVQERDENLRTRLYELEATDDLVAFELLSLPSIVQLAEKGVKSLDDLGDLATDELIELLPDLELDQDQAGEIIMAARAHWFEDEPGEVAEAIEEAEEAEALESDEPGSDIEDASKPT; encoded by the coding sequence ATGGAGATGACGACCGCCAGCCTCGGGCGCGGCGAGTTGCTTCGCGTCGCCGAGACCGTCGCGCAGGAGAAAGGCATCAGCACCGGCGAGGTGCTGGAGGCGATGGAGCAGGCGATCCAGACCGCGGCGCGCCGCAAATACGGCCAGGAGCACGAGATCCTGGCCGAGATCGACCGTAAGCACGGCGGCATCAACCTCTATCGTCAGCTGAACGTGGTCGAGAGCGTCGAGGAATGGGCCTCGCAGATCAGCATCGAGGACGCGCGCGACCGCAATCCGGCCGCGCAGGTGGGCGACGTCATCCTCGAGCCGCTGCCGCCGATCGATCTCGGCCGCATCGCCGCGCAGAGCGCCAAGCAGGTCATCGTGCAGAAGGTGCGCGAGGCCGAGCGCGAACGGCAGTACAACGAGTTCAAGGACCGCATCAGCGAGATCGTGGTCGGCGAGGTCAAGCGCATCGAGTACGGTCACGTCCTGGTCGATCTCGGCCGGGCCGAGGCGATCGTGCGCCGCGAGGAGCTGATCCCGCGCGAGCTGTTCCGCCAGAAGGACCGCATCCGCGCCTATATCTACGACGTCCGCCTCGAGACCCGCGGCCCGCAGATCTTCCTGTCGCGGACCCATCCGCAATTCCTGGCCAAGCTGTTCGCGCAGGAAGTCCCGGAGATCTACGACGGCATCATCGAGATCCGCGCGGTCGCGCGCGATCCGGGCTCGCGCGCCAAGATGGCGGTGATCTCCAAGGACAACTCGATCGACCCGGTCGGCGCCTGCGTCGGCATGCGCGGCTCGCGCGTGCAGGCGGTGGTGTCCGAGCTGTCCGGCGAGAAGATCGACATCATTCCCTGGTCGCAGGACCCGGCGACCTTCGTCGTCAACGCCCTGGCGCCGGCCGAGGTCACCCGCGTCGTGCTCGATCCCGAGAGCCAGCGGATCGAGGTGGTCGTGCCCGACGCGCAGCAGCACATCGCGATCGGTCGGCGCGGCCAGAACGTCCGTCTGGCATCGCAGCTGACCGGCTGGGACATCGACATCGTCTCGGAGACCGAGGACAGCGAGCGGCGCAATCGCGAGTTCCGCGAGCTGACCTCCATGTTCATCGACGCCCTGAACGTCGAGGAGGTGATCGCCCAGTTGCTGGTCACCGAGGGCTACACCTCGATCGACGACCTTGCCTATGGCGAGATCGAGGATCTGGCCGGCATCCAGGGCTTCGACGAGGATATCGCCCAGGCGCTGATGGAGCGGGCGCAGTCCTTCGTGCAGGAGCGCGACGAAAACCTGAGGACGCGCCTCTACGAGCTGGAGGCCACCGACGACCTGGTCGCCTTCGAGCTCTTGTCCCTGCCCTCGATCGTCCAGCTGGCCGAGAAGGGGGTGAAGTCGCTGGACGACCTGGGCGACCTCGCCACCGACGAGCTGATCGAGCTTCTTCCCGATCTCGAGCTCGACCAGGACCAGGCGGGCGAGATCATCATGGCCGCACGGGCGCACTGGTTCGAGGACGAGCCGGGCGAGGTCGCCGAGGCGATCGAGGAAGCCGAAGAGGCCGAAGCCCTGGAAAGCGACGAGCCGGGCTCCGATATAGAGGATGCAAGCAAGCCGACGTGA
- a CDS encoding RNA-binding protein yields MTEAIQIIPDQQVATGRTRRDIASRRSALCAGMVRFVVSPDRVVLPDLEGTLPGRGFWLNARADVLNKAAEKNLFAKAARAPVKVDPALATIVERLLVRRCLDLLGLAKRAGEAVFGFDRVRAELAAGNGAVLVAASDGSADGRGKLAALGRRCPRVEAFDASQIGAAAGRGATIHAVLRRGRLADRLLTEARRLEGFRPGSLIEAPGDAKHSDLRDHPDL; encoded by the coding sequence GTGACCGAAGCCATCCAGATCATCCCCGACCAGCAGGTCGCCACGGGACGGACGCGGCGGGACATCGCCAGCCGGCGCAGTGCGCTTTGCGCCGGCATGGTTCGTTTCGTGGTGAGTCCGGACCGTGTGGTCCTTCCGGATCTTGAAGGAACGCTGCCGGGGCGCGGGTTCTGGTTGAACGCGCGGGCGGATGTGCTAAACAAGGCGGCCGAAAAAAACCTGTTCGCCAAGGCGGCTCGGGCACCGGTCAAGGTCGATCCAGCGTTGGCAACGATCGTTGAACGCTTGCTCGTGCGGCGCTGTCTCGACCTCCTGGGACTGGCGAAACGTGCGGGCGAGGCCGTCTTCGGGTTCGACCGTGTACGCGCCGAGCTTGCCGCAGGCAACGGCGCCGTCCTCGTCGCCGCATCCGACGGTTCGGCCGACGGGCGTGGCAAGCTTGCCGCTCTGGGCAGGCGATGCCCGCGGGTCGAAGCGTTCGACGCGTCGCAGATCGGAGCGGCTGCGGGGCGAGGCGCCACGATCCACGCGGTGCTGAGGCGCGGCCGCCTCGCCGATCGACTGTTGACCGAAGCGCGACGACTTGAAGGCTTTCGCCCGGGCTCGCTGATCGAAGCGCCGGGCGATGCGAAACACTCGGATCTTAGGGACCATCCCGACCTATGA
- the rpsO gene encoding 30S ribosomal protein S15, translated as MSITQVRKGELIKEFATHDGDTGSPEVQIAILSERISNLTEHLKEHQKDFASRRGLLMMVSQRRRLLDYLKRIEQPRYAKIVDRLGLRR; from the coding sequence ATGTCGATTACTCAGGTCCGCAAGGGCGAATTGATCAAGGAATTCGCCACTCACGACGGCGATACCGGCTCGCCGGAAGTCCAGATCGCCATTCTGTCGGAGCGTATTTCCAATCTGACGGAGCATCTCAAGGAACATCAGAAGGACTTCGCCTCCAGGCGCGGCCTCTTGATGATGGTCAGCCAGCGTCGGCGCCTGCTCGACTACCTCAAGCGGATCGAGCAGCCCCGCTACGCCAAGATCGTCGACCGGCTGGGCCTGCGCCGCTAA
- the rimP gene encoding ribosome maturation factor RimP, giving the protein MEAKIAELIAPTLEDLGYELVRVALMGSRGVTLQVMAERADRKAMDVDDCADISHAISAVLDVHDPIDSAYELEVSSPGIDRPLTRPEHFERFKGFEARVESAQPIDGQKRFKGDLLGLRDGAVALATERGEVAIPIEQVRKAKLVLTQALIAAAAEEARG; this is encoded by the coding sequence CTGGAAGCCAAGATCGCCGAACTGATCGCGCCGACCCTGGAGGATTTGGGCTACGAGCTCGTGCGGGTCGCGCTGATGGGATCGCGCGGCGTCACCTTGCAGGTCATGGCCGAGCGCGCCGACCGCAAGGCCATGGACGTCGACGACTGCGCCGACATCAGCCATGCCATCTCGGCGGTGCTCGACGTGCACGACCCGATCGACAGCGCGTACGAGTTGGAGGTGAGCTCGCCCGGCATCGACCGGCCCCTGACCCGGCCCGAGCATTTCGAGCGCTTCAAGGGCTTCGAGGCGCGCGTCGAATCCGCACAGCCGATCGACGGCCAGAAGCGCTTCAAGGGCGACCTCCTCGGCCTGCGCGACGGCGCGGTCGCGTTGGCGACCGAGCGTGGCGAGGTGGCCATTCCGATCGAGCAGGTGCGCAAGGCGAAGCTGGTACTGACACAGGCCCTGATTGCGGCCGCTGCCGAGGAGGCGCGAGGATGA
- the infB gene encoding translation initiation factor IF-2 has protein sequence MSDTKTQDRSARISLGGRSGTLEGRSADGGVVRQSFSHGRSKAVAVEVKKQRRPGGKPAGAPAGRGPDEQARGAQAPSGQGRPASSRSDAGRGGPGRRPVVLKQLTDEEKQARVRALVDARKAEEEGRKRAIEEARIRAEEEARRKTEEEAAAKRKAEEDARRASDEEARRKAEEAAARLLAKEEEEVRKREEAEKAATTQAAVEPPAEARSTTVDDSGRTTPSARPARPAARPADDDSARGKARSKGAEDRTRGPAPKREDAFRGGKIVLDGDDVAERKGPSLAAMRRRIERERRQMAGSRGAQEPMVREVVLPETIVVSELANRMAVRGGEVVKRLMKMGVMATVNQAIDADTAELIVEEFGHKVKRVAESDVEIGLEGVDDRDDELLPRAPVVTIMGHVDHGKTSLLDALRNADVAAHEAGGITQHIGAYQVRLEDGRPVTFIDTPGHAAFSAMRARGAQVTDIVVLVVAANDGVMPQTIEAIRHAKAAEVPIIVAINKIDLPEADPERVKSELLGYEIVAESFGGDVQTVEVSATQKQGLAELLETINLQAEILELTANPNRPGQGTVVEAQLDRGRGVVATVLVQRGTLRVGDVVVCGDRWGKVRALIDYRGQQAKEAGPSEPVEVLGLDGVPEAGDQLVVVDSEKRAREITDYRLRKRRETAAVAGARGTLEEMFSQIAAGQAETLAVVVKADVHGSLEAIQAGFDKLGTDEVKVRVLHGGVGGITESDVTLALASKALIIGFNVRANAQARELAKRDGVEIRYYSIIYELLDEVKGVLSGMLSPVAKETILGHAEIREVFDITKVGKVAGCRVVDGLVRRAAHVRLIRDDVVIHTGMLGTLRRFKDDVREVKEGFECGMAIENYGDIRVGDVIEAYEVEEVARTL, from the coding sequence ATGAGCGACACCAAGACTCAGGATCGCAGTGCACGCATCTCGCTGGGCGGGCGGAGCGGCACCCTCGAGGGGCGCTCGGCTGACGGCGGGGTCGTCCGGCAGAGCTTCAGCCACGGACGCAGCAAGGCGGTCGCGGTCGAAGTCAAGAAGCAGCGACGCCCCGGCGGCAAGCCGGCAGGGGCTCCCGCCGGCCGTGGCCCGGACGAGCAGGCGCGCGGCGCCCAGGCTCCCTCCGGTCAGGGGCGCCCGGCATCCTCCCGTTCCGATGCGGGGAGAGGTGGCCCGGGACGCCGGCCGGTCGTGCTCAAGCAGCTGACCGACGAGGAGAAGCAGGCACGCGTCCGCGCCCTCGTCGACGCGCGCAAGGCCGAGGAAGAAGGCCGTAAGCGCGCGATCGAGGAAGCGCGCATCCGTGCCGAGGAGGAAGCGCGCCGCAAGACCGAAGAAGAGGCTGCGGCGAAGCGTAAGGCCGAGGAGGACGCGCGTCGCGCCTCCGACGAGGAGGCCCGCCGCAAGGCCGAGGAAGCCGCCGCCCGCCTTCTGGCGAAGGAAGAGGAAGAGGTTCGCAAGCGCGAGGAGGCGGAGAAAGCCGCCACCACGCAGGCTGCTGTCGAGCCGCCGGCCGAGGCCCGGTCGACCACGGTCGACGACAGCGGCCGCACCACGCCGTCGGCGCGTCCGGCCCGCCCGGCCGCGCGCCCCGCCGACGACGACAGCGCCCGCGGCAAGGCCCGGAGCAAGGGCGCCGAGGATCGCACGCGAGGCCCGGCGCCGAAGCGCGAGGACGCGTTCCGCGGCGGCAAGATCGTGCTCGACGGCGACGATGTCGCCGAGCGCAAGGGCCCCTCGCTCGCGGCCATGCGCCGGCGCATCGAGCGTGAGCGGCGCCAGATGGCCGGCAGCCGCGGCGCCCAGGAGCCGATGGTCCGCGAGGTCGTCCTGCCCGAGACGATCGTGGTCAGCGAGCTTGCCAACCGCATGGCCGTGCGCGGCGGCGAGGTGGTCAAGCGACTGATGAAGATGGGCGTCATGGCGACCGTCAATCAGGCGATCGATGCCGATACCGCGGAACTGATCGTCGAGGAGTTCGGACACAAGGTGAAGCGCGTAGCCGAGAGCGATGTCGAGATCGGCCTGGAGGGCGTGGACGATCGTGACGACGAGCTTCTGCCGCGCGCGCCGGTCGTGACCATCATGGGCCATGTCGACCACGGCAAGACCTCTCTGCTCGACGCGTTGCGCAATGCCGACGTCGCCGCGCACGAGGCCGGCGGCATCACGCAGCATATCGGCGCCTACCAGGTTCGCCTGGAGGACGGCCGTCCGGTCACGTTCATCGACACGCCGGGCCATGCCGCCTTCTCCGCCATGCGTGCCCGAGGCGCCCAGGTGACCGACATCGTCGTCCTGGTCGTCGCCGCGAACGACGGGGTCATGCCGCAGACGATCGAGGCGATCCGTCACGCCAAGGCGGCCGAGGTGCCGATCATCGTGGCGATCAACAAGATCGATCTGCCCGAGGCCGATCCCGAGCGGGTCAAGAGCGAGCTCCTCGGCTACGAGATCGTCGCGGAGTCCTTCGGCGGCGACGTGCAGACGGTCGAGGTCAGCGCGACCCAGAAACAGGGTCTGGCTGAACTGCTCGAGACGATCAACCTGCAGGCCGAAATTCTCGAGCTCACCGCCAACCCGAACCGGCCCGGCCAGGGCACGGTCGTTGAGGCCCAGCTCGACCGGGGCCGCGGCGTCGTCGCGACCGTTTTGGTCCAGCGCGGCACGCTCCGGGTGGGCGACGTCGTGGTCTGCGGCGACCGCTGGGGCAAGGTGCGCGCCCTGATCGACTATCGCGGCCAGCAGGCCAAGGAGGCCGGCCCGTCCGAGCCGGTCGAGGTCCTGGGCCTCGACGGCGTGCCCGAGGCCGGCGATCAGCTGGTCGTGGTCGACAGCGAGAAGCGCGCGCGCGAGATCACCGACTACCGTCTGCGCAAGCGGCGCGAGACGGCGGCGGTGGCCGGCGCCCGCGGCACGCTCGAGGAGATGTTCAGCCAGATCGCGGCCGGCCAGGCCGAGACGCTGGCGGTCGTCGTCAAGGCGGACGTGCACGGCTCGCTCGAGGCGATCCAGGCCGGCTTCGACAAGCTGGGCACGGACGAGGTCAAGGTCCGTGTCCTCCATGGCGGCGTCGGCGGCATCACGGAGAGCGACGTCACCCTGGCGCTCGCCTCCAAGGCGCTGATCATCGGCTTCAACGTCCGGGCCAATGCCCAGGCGCGCGAGCTGGCCAAGCGCGACGGCGTCGAGATCCGCTACTACTCGATCATCTACGAGCTGCTCGACGAGGTGAAGGGCGTCCTGTCCGGCATGCTCTCGCCGGTCGCCAAGGAGACCATCCTCGGCCACGCCGAGATTCGCGAGGTGTTCGACATCACCAAGGTCGGCAAGGTCGCCGGTTGCCGCGTCGTCGACGGCCTGGTGCGCCGCGCCGCCCATGTCCGCCTGATCCGCGACGACGTCGTGATCCACACGGGCATGCTCGGCACGCTGCGCCGCTTCAAGGACGACGTGCGCGAGGTCAAGGAAGGCTTCGAGTGCGGCATGGCGATCGAGAACTACGGCGACATCCGTGTCGGCGACGTGATCGAAGCCTACGAGGTGGAAGAGGTTGCGCGCACGCTCTGA
- a CDS encoding nitronate monooxygenase, producing the protein MQDLRTFSMSGADVLPLVEGGKGVAVSDGRSAGAWAAAGGIGTFSGVNADVYNEHGEHIPLIYAGKTREDRHEELIANSIEGGLSQARIAHDLRGGAGRVHMNVLWEMGSCERVLEGILSQAKGLIHGVTCGAGMPYRLSEIASRYGVHYYPIVSSGRAFNALWRRAYNRFSDWLGGVVYEDPWRAGGHNGLSNTENPEKAEDPYPRVLELRQIMSKVGLDNVPIIMAGGVWHLREWSDWINNKELGPIAFQFGTRPLLTRESPISDDWKQRLLNLVKGDVLLNRFSPTGFYSSAVKNAFLQELEERGERQIDFADLPNRDVGLTEAIPLNARRFVYIRPVDLAKVQDWMEAGFTTPMKTPDDTLVFVTPERAREIKRDQADCMGCLSHCRFSNWRDREDHTTGKLPDPRSFCIQKSLQNISHGGSIEHNLMFAGHNVFRFRTDPFYSNGFIPTVRQLVERIVTGH; encoded by the coding sequence GTGCAGGATCTGCGCACGTTCTCGATGTCAGGTGCGGACGTCCTCCCTCTCGTCGAGGGAGGCAAAGGCGTTGCCGTGTCGGACGGTCGCAGCGCAGGCGCCTGGGCTGCCGCCGGCGGCATCGGCACGTTCTCCGGTGTCAACGCCGACGTCTACAACGAGCATGGCGAGCATATCCCCCTCATCTACGCCGGCAAGACGCGCGAGGATCGCCACGAGGAGTTGATCGCCAACTCGATCGAGGGCGGTCTCAGCCAGGCGCGCATCGCGCACGACCTGCGCGGCGGCGCCGGCCGCGTTCATATGAACGTGCTTTGGGAGATGGGCTCGTGCGAGCGCGTCCTCGAAGGCATCCTGTCCCAGGCGAAGGGCCTGATCCACGGCGTCACCTGCGGCGCGGGCATGCCGTACCGCCTGTCCGAGATCGCGTCGCGCTACGGCGTGCACTACTACCCGATCGTCTCGTCGGGCCGTGCGTTCAACGCGCTCTGGCGTCGTGCCTACAATCGCTTCTCGGACTGGCTGGGCGGCGTCGTGTACGAGGACCCGTGGCGCGCCGGCGGTCACAACGGCCTGTCCAACACCGAGAATCCGGAGAAGGCCGAGGACCCCTACCCCCGCGTGCTCGAGCTTCGCCAGATCATGAGCAAGGTCGGCCTCGACAACGTGCCCATCATCATGGCGGGCGGCGTATGGCACCTGCGCGAATGGAGCGACTGGATCAACAACAAGGAACTGGGGCCGATCGCCTTCCAGTTCGGCACCCGGCCGCTGCTGACGCGCGAAAGCCCGATCTCGGACGACTGGAAGCAGCGCCTGCTCAACCTGGTCAAGGGCGATGTGCTGCTCAATCGCTTCAGCCCGACCGGCTTCTACTCGTCGGCGGTCAAGAACGCGTTCCTGCAGGAGCTGGAGGAGCGGGGCGAGCGTCAGATCGATTTCGCCGACCTGCCGAACCGCGATGTCGGCCTCACCGAGGCGATCCCGCTGAACGCGCGCCGCTTCGTCTATATCCGTCCCGTCGACCTCGCCAAGGTCCAGGACTGGATGGAGGCCGGCTTCACCACGCCGATGAAGACGCCCGACGACACGCTGGTCTTCGTCACGCCGGAGCGGGCGCGGGAGATCAAGCGCGACCAGGCCGATTGCATGGGCTGCCTCAGCCACTGCCGCTTCTCGAACTGGCGCGACCGCGAGGATCACACCACCGGCAAGCTGCCCGATCCCCGCTCGTTCTGCATCCAGAAGTCGCTGCAGAACATCTCCCATGGCGGGTCGATCGAGCACAATTTGATGTTCGCCGGGCACAATGTGTTCCGCTTCCGGACCGATCCGTTCTACTCGAACGGCTTCATTCCGACCGTGCGGCAGCTGGTGGAGCGTATCGTCACCGGCCACTGA
- the rbfA gene encoding 30S ribosome-binding factor RbfA: MSRQAGKAPSQRQLRVGEAIRHELADQLGRGETHDPRLEGVSLTVAEVRVSPDLRQATVFVSELGRKLTTEVAEALGEAAPALRGHLARSLHLRFAPQIRFVADPSFDEADRISQLLAEARRASPPPADEDDDHGEA, from the coding sequence GTGAGCCGGCAGGCCGGGAAGGCGCCGAGCCAGCGCCAGCTTCGGGTCGGCGAGGCGATCCGGCATGAGCTGGCGGACCAGCTCGGCCGGGGCGAGACGCACGACCCGCGTCTGGAAGGCGTCAGCCTGACGGTGGCCGAGGTCCGGGTATCGCCGGACCTGCGCCAGGCGACCGTGTTCGTGTCCGAGCTCGGCCGCAAGCTGACGACTGAGGTCGCCGAGGCGCTCGGCGAAGCCGCGCCCGCTCTGCGCGGCCACCTCGCCCGCTCGCTTCATCTCCGATTCGCGCCGCAGATCCGCTTCGTCGCCGATCCCAGCTTCGATGAAGCCGACCGGATCAGCCAGCTGCTGGCCGAAGCACGCCGGGCGAGCCCGCCCCCGGCCGACGAGGATGACGATCATGGCGAGGCGTAA
- the truB gene encoding tRNA pseudouridine(55) synthase TruB — MARRKARGRPINGWLVLDKPSGITSTGALTAAKRLIDPAKAGHGGTLDPLATGVLPLAFGEATKTVPYIMDGTKSYRFSLRFGEARDTDDAEGVALKTSAHRPDDAGIEDALQDYRGVVAQVPPFYAAVKVAGERAYDLARRGEVFQLEAREVRIDRLVMIDRPDADRAVFEMDCGKGTYVRALARDLGEQLGCFAHVETLRRTRVGPFRIEDAVGLDVLERLVADDALLQVLAPVSTALADIPALAVTEPQALRLRSGQRIRVAPGLLVGSSEEGNTTVRAMLADRTVALGRLEGADLDPVRVFND; from the coding sequence ATGGCGAGGCGTAAGGCCAGGGGCCGGCCGATCAACGGCTGGCTGGTCCTGGACAAGCCCTCGGGCATCACCTCGACCGGCGCGCTGACCGCGGCCAAGCGGCTGATCGATCCGGCCAAGGCCGGCCATGGCGGCACGCTCGACCCGCTGGCCACGGGCGTCCTGCCCCTCGCGTTCGGCGAGGCGACCAAGACGGTGCCCTACATCATGGACGGCACCAAGTCGTACCGGTTCAGCCTCCGCTTCGGCGAAGCGCGCGACACCGACGACGCCGAGGGCGTGGCGCTGAAGACAAGCGCCCACCGCCCGGACGACGCCGGGATCGAGGACGCGCTGCAGGACTATCGCGGCGTCGTCGCGCAGGTTCCGCCGTTCTACGCCGCCGTGAAGGTCGCGGGCGAGCGCGCCTACGACCTCGCGCGGCGCGGCGAGGTCTTTCAGCTCGAGGCCCGCGAGGTCCGCATCGACCGCCTGGTCATGATCGACCGGCCGGATGCGGATCGCGCCGTGTTCGAGATGGATTGCGGCAAGGGCACCTATGTGCGCGCCCTCGCCCGCGATCTGGGCGAGCAGCTCGGCTGCTTCGCCCATGTCGAAACGCTGAGACGCACGCGTGTCGGTCCGTTCCGGATCGAGGACGCGGTCGGTCTCGACGTCCTGGAGCGGCTCGTCGCTGATGACGCGCTGCTCCAGGTTCTGGCTCCCGTGTCGACGGCGCTGGCCGACATCCCGGCGCTCGCCGTCACGGAGCCGCAAGCCCTGCGCTTGCGATCGGGCCAGAGGATCCGGGTCGCTCCCGGCCTTCTGGTTGGCTCTTCCGAGGAGGGCAACACCACCGTGCGGGCCATGCTGGCCGACCGCACCGTGGCGCTCGGCCGCCTCGAGGGAGCCGATCTCGATCCTGTGCGTGTGTTCAACGACTAG